In Phocoena phocoena chromosome 3, mPhoPho1.1, whole genome shotgun sequence, a single window of DNA contains:
- the PELO gene encoding protein pelota homolog yields the protein MKLVRKDIEKDNAGQVTLVPEEPEDMWHTYNLVQVGDSLRASTIRKVQTESSTGSVGSNRVRTTLTLCVEAIDFDSQACQLRVKGTNIQENEYVKMGAYHTIELEPNRQFTLAKKQWDSVVLERIEQACDPAWSADVAAVVMQEGLAHICLVTPSMTLTRAKVEVNIPRKRKGNCSQHDRALERFYEQVVQAIQRHIHFDVVKCVLVASPGFVREQFCDYMFQQAVKTDNKVLLENRSKFLQVHASSGHKYSLKEALCDPTVASRLSDTKAAGEVKALDDFYKMLQHEPDRAFYGLKQVEKANEAMAIDTLLISDELFRHQDVATRSRYVRLVDSVKENAGSVRIFSSLHVSGEQLSQLTGIAAILRFPVPELSDQEDDSSSEED from the exons ATGAAGCTCGTGAGGAAGGACATTGAGAAAGACAATGCGGGCCAGGTGACCCTGGTTCCCGAGGAACCTGAGGACATGTGGCACACCTACAATCTAGTGCAGGTGGGCGACAGCTTGCGCGCCTCCACCATCCGCAAGGTACAAACGGAGTCCTCCACGGGCAGCGTAGGGAGCAACCGGGTCCGCACTACCCTCACTCTCTGCGTGGAGGCCATCGACTTCGACTCTCAAGCCTGCCAGCTGCGGGTCAAGGGGACTAACATCCAGGAGAATGAGTATGTAAAGATGGGGGCTTACCACACCATCGAGCTGGAGCCCAACCGCCAGTTCACCCTGGCCAAGAAACAGTGGGACAGTGTGGTTCTGGAGCGCATCGAGCAAGCCTGTGACCCAGCCTGGAGCGCTGATGTAGCGGCTGTGGTGATGCAGGAAGGCCTCGCTCATATCTGCTTAGTCACTCCCAGCATGACCCTCACTCGGGCCAAGGTGGAAGTGAACATCCCTAGGAAACGGAAAGGCAACTGCTCCCAGCACGACCGGGCCTTGGAGCGGTTCTATGAACAGGTGGTCCAGGCCATCCAGCGCCACATACACTTTGATGTTGTAAAGTGCGTCCTGGTGGCCAGCCCAGGATTTGTGAGGGAGCAGTTCTGCGACTACATGTTTCAACAAGCAGTGAAGACGGACAACAAAGTGCTCCTGGAAAACCGGTCCAaattccttcag GTACATGCCTCCTCTGGACACAAGTACTCCCTGAAAGAGGCCCTTTGTGACCCTACAGTAGCTAGCCGCCTTTCAGACACTAAAGCCGCTGGGGAAGTAAAAGCCTTGGATGACTTCTATAAAATGTTACAACATGAACCTGACCGAGCTTTTTATGGACTCAAGCAGGTGGAGAAGGCCAATGAGGCCATGGCAATTGACACATTGCTCATCAGCGATGAGCTCTTCAGGCACCAGGATGTAGCCACACGGAGCCGGTACGTGCGGCTGGTGGACAGTGTGAAGGAGAACGCAGGTTCTGTTAGGATCTTCTCCAGTCTTCATGTGTCTGGGGAACAGCTCAGCCAGTTGACTGGGATAGCTGCCATTCTTCGCTTCCCTGTCCCTGAACTCTCTGACCAAGAGGATGATTCCAGTTCTGAAGAAGATTAA